In Nocardioides dokdonensis FR1436, the following are encoded in one genomic region:
- a CDS encoding HNH endonuclease signature motif containing protein, with product MTLLQHPTADRADAPATGVRASSSAGPDTAGVLAGVLAARKAMATARTTRLEATPEGDLAPLLQQLSALEAEAAALTGQVLAEAERRHVADHAAATGTDAWAAALTGETREVHAGGVRIAALLGEKYHHARTAYATGAITTRQVRIIVNAAEQAPPETTPEQLAIAEEILVNKATGVGTRSGRPMNAKRLRQAARRMLEVVDRDLADRHEAIMLGRESRRAKHETYLALHDNGDGTYSGKFTIPELHGSLLRTALETLSAPRRLNKARTGPDGEHLSGHDPSAPTGEGHGLSGWELAGHALCELIEHLPTDGWTGANAITLLVTMTADDLTRDLAATGDLDPNTWPDWKGPAETGTARLDTGTRTAAGDLRRLACEAGLVPAILNSESVPLDLGRTKRLHTHHQRKALALTHDTCAIDTCQRPFAWTEIHHLIPWSHHGDTDLDLAIPLCSWHHHRTHDPTWQLRHHPDRGWELTRRRR from the coding sequence ATGACGCTGCTGCAGCACCCCACCGCCGACCGGGCCGACGCCCCGGCGACCGGGGTGCGTGCGAGCAGCAGTGCGGGCCCTGACACAGCCGGCGTGCTGGCCGGGGTGCTGGCCGCCCGGAAGGCCATGGCCACCGCCCGGACCACGCGCCTGGAGGCCACCCCCGAGGGCGACCTCGCACCCCTGCTGCAACAGCTCTCCGCCCTCGAGGCCGAAGCCGCCGCCCTGACCGGGCAGGTCCTCGCCGAGGCCGAACGACGCCACGTCGCCGACCACGCCGCCGCCACCGGCACCGACGCCTGGGCCGCCGCCCTGACCGGGGAGACCCGCGAGGTGCACGCCGGCGGGGTCCGCATCGCCGCCCTGCTCGGCGAGAAGTACCACCACGCCCGCACCGCCTACGCCACCGGCGCCATCACCACCCGCCAGGTCCGCATCATCGTCAACGCCGCCGAACAAGCACCCCCCGAGACCACTCCCGAGCAGCTCGCCATCGCCGAGGAGATCCTGGTCAACAAGGCCACCGGTGTCGGCACCCGTTCGGGGCGCCCCATGAACGCCAAACGACTGCGCCAAGCAGCCCGACGGATGCTCGAGGTCGTCGACCGCGACCTCGCCGACCGCCACGAAGCCATCATGCTCGGGCGTGAATCCCGCCGCGCCAAGCACGAGACCTACCTCGCCCTGCACGACAACGGCGACGGCACCTACTCCGGCAAGTTCACGATCCCCGAGCTCCACGGCTCCCTGCTGCGCACCGCCCTCGAGACCCTCTCCGCACCACGACGACTCAACAAGGCCCGCACCGGCCCCGACGGGGAACACCTCTCCGGCCACGACCCCTCCGCCCCCACCGGAGAAGGCCACGGCCTCTCCGGCTGGGAGCTCGCAGGCCACGCCCTGTGCGAGCTCATCGAGCACCTGCCCACCGACGGCTGGACCGGCGCCAACGCCATCACCCTGCTGGTCACCATGACCGCCGACGACCTCACCCGCGACCTCGCCGCCACCGGCGACCTCGACCCCAACACCTGGCCCGACTGGAAAGGCCCAGCCGAGACCGGCACCGCCCGACTCGACACCGGCACCCGCACCGCCGCCGGCGACCTGCGCCGCCTCGCCTGCGAAGCAGGACTCGTCCCCGCCATCCTCAACTCGGAGTCAGTGCCACTCGACCTCGGCCGCACCAAGAGGCTCCACACCCACCACCAACGCAAAGCACTCGCCCTGACCCACGACACCTGCGCCATCGACACCTGCCAGAGACCCTTCGCCTGGACCGAGATCCACCACCTCATCCCCTGGTCCCACCACGGCGACACCGACCTCGACCTCGCCATCCCCCTCTGCTCCTGGCACCACCACCGCACCCACGACCCCACCTGGCAGCTACGACACCACCCCGACCGCGGCTGGGAGCTCACCCGCCGGCGCCGTTGA
- a CDS encoding EamA family transporter gives MTTLTHDAPTPEAAVSRLVPGLAFALVSALSFGLSGALARGLLDTGWSPGATVLIRVAIAAVVVLPLGLVSLRGRWGLLRRNAALVVTYGVLAVAGAQFCYFSAVQYMQVGPALLIEYTAPAAVVVWLWLRHGQRPGAVTLMGAAIAAAGLVLVLDVVSGADISLPGVAWGLGAMIGAATYFVISADEDNGLPPFALAAGGLVVGAVVLGLLGLVGLMPMTAASAPATYAVGSVAWWVPVLLLGLVTAGLSYTSGIAAGRRLGSRLASFVALTEVLAAVVFAWILLDELPRAIQLLGGVLVLIGVVVVKLGEPRASRPERVVT, from the coding sequence ATGACGACGTTGACCCATGACGCCCCGACGCCGGAGGCGGCCGTGTCCCGGCTCGTGCCCGGGCTGGCCTTCGCGCTGGTCTCGGCGCTGTCCTTCGGGCTCTCCGGGGCGCTGGCGCGTGGCCTGCTCGACACCGGGTGGAGCCCGGGCGCGACGGTGCTGATCCGGGTGGCCATCGCGGCCGTCGTCGTCCTCCCGCTGGGCCTGGTGTCGTTGCGCGGGCGCTGGGGCCTGCTGCGTCGCAACGCGGCGCTGGTCGTCACCTACGGGGTGCTGGCCGTCGCCGGCGCCCAGTTCTGCTACTTCTCGGCCGTGCAGTACATGCAGGTCGGTCCGGCCCTGCTGATCGAGTACACCGCGCCTGCCGCCGTCGTGGTCTGGCTGTGGCTGCGCCACGGCCAGCGCCCGGGCGCGGTGACGCTGATGGGCGCGGCGATCGCCGCTGCCGGTCTGGTGCTGGTGCTCGACGTGGTCTCCGGTGCCGACATCAGCCTGCCCGGGGTGGCCTGGGGCCTCGGCGCCATGATCGGTGCGGCGACGTACTTCGTGATCTCGGCCGACGAGGACAACGGTCTGCCGCCCTTCGCGCTGGCCGCCGGTGGCCTGGTGGTCGGCGCCGTGGTGCTCGGCCTGCTGGGTCTCGTCGGGCTGATGCCGATGACCGCGGCGAGCGCACCGGCGACGTACGCCGTGGGCAGCGTCGCCTGGTGGGTCCCGGTGCTGCTGCTCGGTCTGGTGACCGCCGGCCTGTCCTACACCAGCGGGATCGCCGCCGGCCGTCGCCTCGGCTCGCGGTTGGCCTCCTTCGTCGCGCTGACGGAGGTGCTCGCCGCCGTCGTCTTCGCCTGGATCCTCCTCGACGAGCTGCCCCGCGCCATCCAGCTGCTGGGCGGCGTGCTCGTGCTGATCGGAGTGGTCGTGGTCAAGCTCGGCGAGCCGCGCGCCTCTCGTCCCGAGCGCGTCGTCACCTGA